The proteins below are encoded in one region of Triticum aestivum cultivar Chinese Spring chromosome 1B, IWGSC CS RefSeq v2.1, whole genome shotgun sequence:
- the LOC123101682 gene encoding uncharacterized protein, with translation MAALGRAATRLIHRAVVRVEQRRPVTLLSPRLIHTQQNSRSPFSQKEHLVSQIKQKKEELYDLIANAEAASVASGSDMRVLSTLCTRIEPRPHDPQWRRITRTKKVANWTAASIFFVASGMSLCGVVARAPLIEHEGVYYTAESVHRLVEQGCLPESVLKQVGSAEAKGCDDKE, from the exons ATGGCGGCGCTTGGACGCGCGGCGACGAGGCTGATCCACCGAGCTGTCGTTAGAGTAGAGCAACGCCGCCCCGTCACCCTGTTGTCGCCAAGGCTCATCCACACCCAGCAG AATTCAAGATCCCCGTTCTCCCAGAAAGAACACCTTGTGTCGCAAATCAAGCAAAAGAAagaggagttatacgatctcatcgCTAACGCCGAGGCGGCTTCCGTAGCTTCTGGGTCAGACATGCGTGTGCTCTCGACTCTCTGCACACGAATCGAGCCTAGACCACATGACCCTCAATG GCGCCGGATAACCAGAACCAAGAAGGTGGCCAATTGGACTGCGGCGTCCATCTTTTTTGTTGCTTCTGGAATGAGTTTATGTGGCGTGGTTGCCCGTGCTCCCCTAATAGAGCATGAAGGAGTGTACTACACTGCCGAGAGTGTGCACCGGCTAGTGGAGCAAGGCTGCCTGCCTGAGAGTGTGCTCAAGCAAGTGGGAAGCGCAGAAGCAAAAGGGTGCGATGATAAGGAGTGA